The following coding sequences lie in one Megalodesulfovibrio gigas DSM 1382 = ATCC 19364 genomic window:
- a CDS encoding protein-L-isoaspartate(D-aspartate) O-methyltransferase yields MRFLDLKRNRERMVRDQIQARGISNPLVLQAMLNVPRHLFVQEALRAQAYGDHAVPIGHGQTISQPYIVALMSEILEPAPGVSVLEIGTGSGYQAAILAEMGMDVSSVERIKALHFAARKLLDSLRYFKVRLKLDDGTVGWAEYAPFDRIIVTAGGPEIPEPLVAQLADPGIMAIPVGRSRRQQELVVIRKQHGKTTLERRGGVAFVDLVGTHGW; encoded by the coding sequence GTGCGGTTTCTCGATTTGAAGCGCAATCGCGAACGCATGGTGCGCGACCAAATCCAGGCCAGGGGCATCTCCAACCCGCTGGTGCTGCAGGCAATGCTGAACGTGCCACGGCATCTTTTCGTCCAGGAGGCCCTGCGCGCCCAGGCGTATGGGGACCATGCCGTCCCCATCGGGCACGGGCAGACCATCTCGCAACCGTATATCGTCGCCTTGATGAGTGAAATTCTTGAGCCGGCTCCGGGTGTCTCCGTGCTGGAAATTGGCACTGGCTCCGGGTATCAGGCTGCCATCCTGGCCGAGATGGGCATGGACGTCTCCAGTGTGGAGCGCATCAAGGCGCTGCACTTCGCCGCTCGAAAGCTCCTTGATTCGCTGCGATATTTCAAGGTTCGGCTCAAGCTGGACGATGGCACCGTGGGCTGGGCCGAGTATGCGCCGTTCGATCGCATCATTGTCACTGCTGGCGGGCCGGAGATTCCCGAGCCGCTGGTGGCGCAACTGGCGGATCCGGGCATCATGGCCATTCCTGTGGGACGCAGCCGGCGCCAGCAGGAATTGGTGGTCATCCGCAAGCAGCACGGCAAGACCACGCTGGAACGCCG
- a CDS encoding CBS domain-containing protein, producing the protein MLIVGDLMTTELFTLKRTDSLRTARSMMTLARIRHIPVVDDHNVFLGLVTHRDILAATISQFAEVDKSVQEEIDAGIPLNEIMRRDVTTVSSQTSLRVAAELLLNHKYGCLPVVEDKTLRGIITESDFLKLTIRLMDTMERMQTKPLDESLFAASQPDEFPV; encoded by the coding sequence ATGCTTATCGTCGGCGACCTCATGACCACCGAGTTGTTCACCCTGAAACGCACGGACTCCCTGCGCACGGCCCGTTCCATGATGACCTTGGCCCGCATCCGCCATATTCCTGTGGTGGATGATCACAATGTCTTTCTTGGATTGGTGACGCACCGGGACATCCTTGCGGCCACCATCTCCCAGTTTGCCGAGGTGGACAAGAGCGTGCAAGAAGAAATTGACGCTGGCATCCCGCTCAACGAAATCATGCGCCGCGACGTCACCACCGTCTCCAGCCAGACCTCCCTGCGCGTGGCGGCGGAGTTGCTGCTCAACCATAAATACGGCTGCCTGCCCGTGGTGGAAGACAAGACCCTGCGCGGCATCATCACCGAATCCGACTTCCTCAAGCTGACCATCCGGCTCATGGACACCATGGAACGGATGCAAACCAAGCCCTTGGACGAAAGCCTGTTCGCTGCCAGCCAGCCGGACGAATTTCCCGTTTAA
- a CDS encoding M23 family metallopeptidase — MKLTALFFLTLLAVAALGGGGWLLFHDRSKPEIVLEPLTAFVSPSLPMQVRAADADSGLRHMAVSVTTGNQTYTILDKRYDGSPPAVEERFTLELFKIPDGEVVIEIAVSDASFARFGQGNTQVISRKHLMDTIKPTIAVQSMQHYVRQGGPGLVVYSVSEPAAKTGVQVGNLFFPGYEQGGGKYACFFVFPHNADPKTYVPVLFADDAAGNRAVANFAITAIPRTFRRDTINVSDNLINKIDSEFAAQVPGQLTALERYVRANREIRASNDKLLLGIGLRTSPLPLWSGAFRRMPGAPMARFADHRAYVYNGQEVDQQTHMGQDIASTAMAEVPAGNHGTVVFAGYLGIYGNMIMLDHGLGLQSMYAHLSEMHVREGDQVAKGQVIGRTGFTGMALGDHLHFAMYVSGVPVSPIEWWDSSWIKNNIKDRLVLPEKVDPAKEEAEDAAANAAAEKAASPAKKPGKPEKAAKKKQ, encoded by the coding sequence GTGAAACTTACTGCGCTGTTTTTTCTGACGCTCCTGGCTGTGGCAGCCCTCGGAGGCGGCGGGTGGCTGCTGTTCCACGACCGCTCCAAACCCGAGATTGTGCTGGAACCCCTCACCGCGTTCGTTTCGCCAAGCCTGCCCATGCAGGTGCGCGCTGCGGATGCGGACTCGGGCCTCCGGCACATGGCCGTGTCCGTCACCACTGGCAACCAGACCTATACCATTCTGGACAAACGCTACGACGGCTCCCCGCCTGCCGTGGAGGAACGCTTCACCCTGGAGCTGTTCAAGATCCCCGACGGCGAGGTGGTCATCGAAATTGCCGTGAGCGATGCCTCGTTTGCCCGCTTTGGCCAGGGCAACACGCAGGTCATTTCCCGCAAACATCTGATGGATACCATCAAACCCACGATCGCCGTGCAAAGCATGCAGCACTACGTGCGGCAGGGCGGGCCCGGCCTGGTGGTCTACAGCGTGTCTGAGCCGGCCGCCAAAACCGGCGTACAGGTGGGAAACCTCTTTTTCCCCGGCTATGAGCAAGGTGGAGGCAAGTACGCCTGCTTCTTCGTTTTTCCGCATAATGCAGACCCGAAGACCTATGTCCCGGTGCTCTTTGCGGACGACGCCGCAGGCAACCGCGCCGTGGCCAACTTTGCCATCACAGCCATTCCGCGCACCTTCCGTCGGGACACCATCAATGTCTCCGACAATCTGATCAACAAAATCGACAGTGAATTCGCCGCCCAGGTCCCCGGCCAGCTGACCGCCCTGGAGCGATACGTGCGCGCCAACCGGGAAATCCGCGCCAGCAACGACAAACTCCTCCTGGGCATCGGCCTGCGCACCTCTCCCCTGCCCCTGTGGAGCGGCGCCTTCCGCCGCATGCCCGGTGCGCCCATGGCCCGCTTTGCCGACCACCGCGCCTACGTGTACAACGGCCAGGAAGTGGACCAGCAGACGCACATGGGGCAGGACATCGCCTCCACCGCCATGGCCGAAGTGCCCGCCGGCAACCACGGCACCGTGGTGTTCGCCGGCTATCTGGGCATCTATGGCAACATGATCATGCTGGATCATGGCCTGGGCCTGCAGAGCATGTACGCCCACCTGAGTGAAATGCACGTCCGCGAGGGCGATCAGGTGGCCAAGGGGCAGGTCATCGGCAGGACCGGCTTCACCGGCATGGCCCTGGGCGACCACCTGCACTTTGCCATGTATGTCTCGGGCGTGCCCGTCTCACCCATTGAATGGTGGGATTCCAGCTGGATCAAGAACAACATCAAGGACCGGCTCGTCCTGCCTGAAAAGGTGGACCCGGCCAAAGAGGAAGCCGAAGACGCCGCCGCCAACGCCGCGGCAGAAAAGGCAGCCTCCCCGGCCAAAAAACCGGGGAAACCGGAGAAGGCCGCCAAGAAAAAGCAGTAG
- a CDS encoding thioredoxin family protein, whose protein sequence is MGSYRLLMLLGLLFVLVVLKFFVLDLMLPAEAPSGPGYQPGAHSSSSFATPGMPTLVELGTDWCGPCRTLRPVLLQLQREYAGRAEVVLLNPEKNAAAQIAYRPRVYPTLVFHNADGSVHKRLEGAPARARIVGIFKEMGIQ, encoded by the coding sequence ATGGGGTCGTACCGTCTGTTGATGTTGCTGGGCCTGCTCTTTGTCCTGGTGGTGCTGAAATTCTTTGTGCTTGATCTCATGCTGCCGGCCGAGGCGCCTTCGGGCCCGGGATATCAGCCCGGCGCGCATTCCTCTTCCTCCTTCGCCACGCCCGGCATGCCCACCCTGGTGGAGCTGGGCACGGACTGGTGCGGCCCCTGCCGCACCCTCCGGCCTGTATTGCTGCAATTGCAGCGCGAATACGCCGGCCGGGCAGAAGTCGTGCTGCTGAATCCGGAAAAGAATGCAGCGGCGCAAATCGCCTACCGTCCCCGGGTCTACCCCACTCTGGTGTTCCACAACGCCGACGGCAGCGTGCACAAACGTCTGGAAGGCGCGCCGGCCCGCGCCCGCATCGTCGGCATTTTCAAGGAGATGGGCATTCAATGA
- a CDS encoding protein tyrosine phosphatase family protein — protein MSIPGSLQDIPAIRRFSPTVLCAGHPTEAQLTACARAGVEVVINLSLHGQPYSLPDEAGLLASLGVEYIHIPVIWDVPTSEDVARFFEAMRTTAGRSTLVHCVKNMRVTAFLALYAIHQGGDREHWLWWIRETWEPDEYPAWAGLLATISPVH, from the coding sequence ATGAGCATTCCCGGATCACTGCAGGACATCCCCGCCATCCGGCGGTTCTCCCCCACCGTACTCTGCGCCGGGCATCCCACCGAAGCCCAGCTGACCGCCTGCGCCCGCGCCGGTGTGGAGGTGGTCATCAATCTGTCGTTGCACGGCCAGCCCTACAGCCTGCCCGACGAAGCCGGCCTGCTGGCCTCCCTGGGCGTGGAGTACATTCACATCCCCGTCATCTGGGACGTCCCCACCAGCGAGGATGTGGCCCGATTCTTCGAGGCCATGCGCACCACCGCCGGCCGCAGCACCCTGGTGCACTGCGTGAAGAACATGCGCGTGACGGCCTTCCTGGCCCTGTACGCCATTCACCAAGGCGGCGACCGCGAGCACTGGCTGTGGTGGATCCGCGAGACCTGGGAGCCAGACGAGTACCCTGCCTGGGCGGGGTTGCTTGCCACGATAAGTCCGGTGCATTAG
- the panD gene encoding aspartate 1-decarboxylase: MLRCFLRAKIHRAMLTGADRDYIGSISIDPALLRAADIAPFEQVDVYNVDNGERLTTYAIEGKPGEICLNGAAACKGEPGQRVIIAAYAYLTPEDVPALAPRVVICGPGNVMIAPQ; this comes from the coding sequence ATGCTGCGTTGCTTTCTTCGCGCCAAGATCCACCGCGCCATGCTCACCGGCGCGGACCGTGACTATATCGGCTCCATTTCCATCGATCCGGCCCTGCTGCGTGCGGCCGACATCGCGCCGTTTGAACAGGTGGACGTGTACAACGTGGATAACGGCGAACGCCTGACCACCTACGCCATTGAGGGCAAGCCCGGCGAGATCTGTCTCAACGGCGCCGCCGCCTGCAAGGGCGAGCCGGGCCAGCGCGTCATCATCGCGGCGTATGCGTATCTGACTCCGGAGGATGTGCCTGCGCTGGCTCCGCGCGTGGTCATCTGCGGGCCGGGCAATGTGATGATTGCGCCGCAGTAG
- a CDS encoding amino acid ABC transporter ATP-binding protein, translated as MIRVEAISKFFHLPHRVVALDKVSAEIIAGEVVVVIGPSGSGKSTFLRCLNRLEYADEGHIWIDGVDILSPKANINAMRAETGMVFQSFNLFPHKTVLENITLAQMVVKKRRQGEAEKKAMALLERVGIPDKAQAYPDRLSGGQQQRVAIARSLAMDPKVLLFDEPTSALDPEMVGEVLDVMQNLARDGMTMVVVTHEMGFAREVAHRVLFMDQGRILEEGTPMHFFTEPQHDRTKLFLSQIL; from the coding sequence ATCATTCGTGTGGAGGCCATCTCCAAGTTTTTCCACCTGCCGCACAGGGTGGTGGCCCTGGACAAGGTGAGCGCGGAAATCATCGCCGGCGAGGTGGTGGTGGTCATCGGGCCGTCCGGCTCGGGCAAGTCCACGTTTCTGCGTTGTCTTAACCGGCTGGAATATGCGGACGAAGGGCACATCTGGATAGACGGGGTGGATATCCTTTCGCCCAAGGCCAACATCAACGCCATGCGCGCGGAAACCGGGATGGTCTTTCAGTCCTTCAATCTCTTTCCGCACAAGACGGTGCTGGAGAACATCACCCTGGCGCAGATGGTGGTCAAGAAGCGGCGTCAGGGCGAGGCGGAAAAGAAGGCCATGGCCCTGCTGGAGCGCGTGGGCATTCCGGACAAGGCCCAGGCCTACCCGGACCGCCTTTCCGGCGGCCAGCAGCAGCGCGTGGCCATTGCCCGCTCCCTGGCCATGGATCCAAAGGTGCTGCTCTTCGACGAACCCACCTCCGCCCTGGACCCCGAAATGGTGGGCGAGGTGCTGGACGTGATGCAGAACCTCGCCCGCGACGGCATGACCATGGTGGTGGTGACCCACGAGATGGGCTTTGCCCGCGAAGTGGCGCACCGTGTGCTGTTCATGGACCAGGGGCGCATTCTGGAAGAAGGCACGCCCATGCACTTCTTCACCGAGCCGCAACACGATCGCACCAAGCTCTTCCTCAGTCAGATTCTGTAG
- a CDS encoding amino acid ABC transporter permease (The N-terminal region of this protein, as described by TIGR01726, is a three transmembrane segment that identifies a subfamily of ABC transporter permease subunits, which specificities that include histidine, arginine, glutamine, glutamate, L-cystine (sic), the opines (in Agrobacterium) octopine and nopaline, etc.) → MQLSSGLSPRRSRLWYRAWAAIFIFMLAGSIFALYYAAKQVDYVWRWYRIPQYFWYVEQVETKSMLDGDVVAVEQGSGGTVITVKGLDGEEERYTVPGGGEVRVSRGDMVSSGDALGFHEQQHLGVMVQAAWLTLEVSFLSIVIGIGLGLITGLARLSHNPALRWTAITYIELIRGSPLLVQIYIWYFVFGTLINQLLGKYGLPQPSPLWYGVASMAMFTGAYVAEIVRAGIQSVHRGQVEAARSLGMTSFECLRHVVLPQAVRRILPPLAGQFISLVKDSSLLGIIALRELTKATRELITSNLQPFEMWFVCAILYLVMTFALSMLLQWFERKWLTS, encoded by the coding sequence ATGCAACTTTCCTCCGGCCTCTCCCCAAGACGCTCCAGGCTATGGTACCGAGCCTGGGCCGCCATTTTTATTTTCATGCTGGCTGGTTCCATTTTCGCGCTGTACTATGCTGCCAAACAGGTGGATTACGTCTGGCGTTGGTATAGAATTCCACAATATTTTTGGTATGTTGAGCAGGTAGAGACCAAGTCCATGCTCGATGGCGACGTGGTGGCCGTGGAGCAGGGCTCCGGCGGCACAGTCATCACCGTCAAGGGGCTGGACGGCGAGGAAGAGCGCTACACCGTGCCTGGCGGCGGCGAAGTCCGTGTGAGCCGTGGGGATATGGTCAGCTCCGGGGATGCGCTGGGCTTCCATGAGCAGCAACACCTCGGCGTCATGGTGCAAGCTGCGTGGCTGACGCTGGAGGTCTCGTTCCTGTCCATCGTCATCGGCATCGGGCTGGGGCTCATCACTGGTCTGGCGCGGCTGTCGCACAATCCGGCCCTGCGCTGGACGGCCATCACGTACATTGAGCTTATTCGCGGCTCGCCGCTGCTGGTGCAGATTTACATCTGGTATTTCGTGTTCGGCACGCTCATCAACCAGCTGCTGGGCAAGTACGGACTGCCGCAGCCGTCGCCCTTGTGGTACGGCGTGGCGTCCATGGCCATGTTCACCGGGGCGTACGTGGCGGAAATCGTGCGCGCGGGCATCCAGAGCGTGCACCGGGGCCAGGTGGAAGCCGCCCGTTCCCTGGGTATGACGTCTTTTGAATGCCTGCGTCATGTGGTGCTGCCTCAGGCTGTCCGCCGCATTTTGCCGCCCCTGGCCGGGCAGTTCATCAGTCTGGTGAAGGACTCCTCGCTGCTGGGCATCATCGCCTTGCGGGAATTGACCAAGGCCACCCGCGAACTTATCACCTCGAATCTGCAACCCTTTGAAATGTGGTTCGTGTGTGCGATTTTGTATTTGGTGATGACCTTCGCCCTTTCCATGCTGCTGCAATGGTTTGAACGCAAATGGCTGACATCATGA
- a CDS encoding transporter substrate-binding domain-containing protein encodes MRKALLMMVMVLGLVSQAWAADIELAKKSTLEGILQRGELRVGFEAGYMPFEMTNQKGEFVGFDVDMAKEMAKAMGVKLVPVNTAWDGIIPALLTDKFDIIMSGMTVTQDRNLKVNFPSPYIVVGQTIILNPKHKDTVKSYKDLNDPKYIVTSKLGTTGEEAAKNRIPKSTYKSFESEQEAFLEVMNGKADAYVYDQPNQVVLMAQQGASAGMIFLDQPFTYEPLAWAINKGDPDFLNWLENFLAQVKNDGRYERIYNKWIKGTDWIKDIQ; translated from the coding sequence ATGCGCAAGGCGTTGTTGATGATGGTGATGGTGCTCGGCCTGGTTTCGCAGGCTTGGGCTGCGGACATTGAACTGGCCAAAAAATCCACGCTGGAAGGCATTCTGCAGCGCGGCGAGCTGCGTGTCGGCTTTGAAGCCGGTTACATGCCCTTCGAAATGACCAACCAGAAGGGCGAGTTCGTCGGCTTTGACGTTGATATGGCCAAGGAAATGGCCAAGGCCATGGGCGTGAAGCTCGTGCCCGTGAACACTGCCTGGGACGGCATCATCCCCGCCCTGCTCACGGACAAGTTCGACATCATCATGAGCGGCATGACCGTGACCCAGGATCGCAACCTCAAGGTGAATTTCCCTTCCCCCTATATCGTGGTGGGCCAGACCATCATTCTGAATCCCAAGCACAAGGACACGGTGAAGAGCTACAAGGATCTCAACGATCCCAAGTACATCGTCACCTCCAAGCTGGGCACCACCGGGGAAGAAGCCGCCAAGAACCGCATCCCCAAATCCACGTACAAGTCCTTTGAATCCGAACAGGAAGCCTTCCTGGAAGTGATGAACGGCAAGGCCGACGCCTACGTGTACGACCAGCCCAACCAGGTGGTGCTCATGGCTCAGCAGGGCGCCTCCGCCGGCATGATCTTCCTGGACCAGCCCTTCACGTATGAGCCCCTGGCCTGGGCCATCAACAAGGGCGACCCCGACTTCCTCAACTGGCTGGAAAACTTCCTGGCCCAGGTGAAGAACGACGGCCGCTACGAGCGCATCTACAACAAGTGGATCAAGGGCACCGACTGGATCAAGGACATCCAGTAG
- a CDS encoding GAF domain-containing protein, whose amino-acid sequence MDRFERYFRTLTAVAKCVNSSLEPVQVLKDVTHQTALALHAKGCTLRLLDRTGKRLLPGAGWGLSETYTRKGPVDLEKSQVDREATTGKAIHLEDAQTDPRFQYRDAAKAEGIVSVLVIPLMVNGKAIGAMRVYSETKRNFDEQEMEFAQAIADLCAMAIENARLHQALKTDYEMLVKFESRIFED is encoded by the coding sequence ATGGACCGCTTCGAGCGCTATTTTCGGACCCTGACTGCCGTGGCCAAATGCGTGAATTCCAGCCTGGAGCCCGTCCAGGTGCTCAAGGACGTGACGCATCAGACAGCCCTTGCCCTGCACGCCAAGGGCTGCACCCTGCGTCTGCTGGACCGTACCGGCAAGCGCCTGCTGCCCGGCGCAGGCTGGGGCCTCTCTGAAACCTACACCCGCAAGGGTCCGGTGGACCTGGAAAAAAGCCAGGTGGACCGCGAGGCGACCACCGGCAAAGCCATCCACCTGGAAGACGCCCAGACAGACCCCCGCTTCCAGTACCGCGATGCCGCCAAGGCCGAGGGCATCGTTTCTGTGTTGGTTATCCCGCTTATGGTCAACGGCAAGGCCATCGGCGCCATGCGCGTGTATTCCGAAACCAAGCGCAACTTTGACGAGCAGGAGATGGAGTTCGCCCAGGCCATTGCCGACCTGTGCGCCATGGCCATTGAAAACGCCCGGCTCCATCAGGCCCTGAAGACCGATTACGAGATGCTCGTCAAGTTCGAATCCCGCATCTTTGAAGACTAA
- the gap gene encoding type I glyceraldehyde-3-phosphate dehydrogenase produces the protein MTAMRVGINGFGRIGRQVVKAMYERRKGDLEIVAINDLYDINTSAHLLEFDTTYGRAPEPVRAEENTIHYGDWAIQCFAEKDPRNLPWADLGVDIVIESTGLFTQGPKARAHIEAGAKKVIISAPAKEEDITIVMGVNHDLYDPAKHVIISNASCTTNCLAPAAKVIHELCGIASGLMCTIHSYTNDQRILDLPHKDLRRARAAAQNIVPTSTGAAKAVALVIPALKGKVDGYSFRVPTATVSVVDFAFEPERPVTTEALRQALKDAAEGPLKGILGYNTRPLVSSDFKGDARSSIVEEEYTRAQSDGLAKLVTWYDNEWGYSCRVADLAGMIRDKGL, from the coding sequence ATGACTGCCATGCGTGTGGGCATCAACGGTTTCGGCCGCATCGGCCGCCAGGTCGTCAAGGCCATGTACGAGCGCCGCAAAGGCGACCTTGAAATCGTGGCCATCAACGATCTATACGACATCAACACCTCCGCGCACCTGCTGGAGTTCGACACCACCTACGGTCGCGCCCCCGAGCCGGTCCGCGCGGAAGAAAATACCATCCATTATGGCGACTGGGCCATCCAGTGCTTTGCCGAAAAGGACCCCCGCAACCTGCCCTGGGCCGATCTGGGGGTGGATATCGTCATTGAATCCACCGGCCTGTTCACCCAGGGCCCCAAGGCGCGAGCGCACATTGAGGCTGGCGCCAAAAAGGTCATCATCAGCGCCCCGGCCAAGGAAGAAGACATCACTATCGTCATGGGCGTGAATCACGACCTCTACGACCCCGCCAAGCACGTCATCATCTCCAACGCCTCCTGCACCACCAATTGCCTGGCCCCGGCCGCCAAGGTGATTCACGAGCTCTGCGGCATCGCCTCCGGCCTGATGTGCACCATCCACTCCTACACCAACGACCAGCGCATCCTGGACCTTCCCCACAAGGATCTGCGCCGCGCCCGCGCTGCCGCCCAGAACATCGTCCCCACCTCCACCGGCGCCGCCAAGGCCGTGGCTCTGGTGATCCCGGCCCTCAAGGGCAAGGTGGACGGTTACTCCTTCCGCGTGCCCACGGCCACCGTTTCCGTGGTGGACTTCGCCTTTGAGCCCGAACGGCCCGTGACCACCGAAGCCCTGCGCCAGGCCCTCAAGGACGCCGCCGAAGGTCCCCTCAAAGGTATCCTGGGCTACAACACCCGGCCCCTGGTCTCTTCGGACTTCAAGGGCGATGCCCGCTCCTCCATTGTGGAAGAAGAATACACCCGCGCGCAGTCCGACGGGCTGGCCAAACTGGTCACCTGGTACGACAACGAATGGGGCTACTCCTGCCGCGTGGCCGACCTGGCCGGGATGATCAGGGACAAGGGCCTGTAA
- a CDS encoding glycosyltransferase — protein MHPRVAYISLWLPKPSETFIMREILCLREQGVDILPTALYGPLRKHFSREMQAFASTVTRLGLRHLSRGVADERFWWKRDPAAVRECLGYARLGFRTLERTGENLWALHAGFRLARMFEEHAITHMHAPWATGPAMAAMVASRLTGIPFSFAARAGDIYPPEQALQAKIARAAFVRVNTQSNVTYLRSLVPVEHQAKILNVYNAVTLIPAEEAPVFMTPPVRILAIGRFVKTKGFDDLLRACAILKEQEVDFLLTLAGSGGEEAALKQLARELNITDRLHFPGFVTHEEVSRLLDQTDCFVMPSVVGRNGDRDGIPNVIMEACTHRVPVVATDCSGIGEVIRNGETGRLVPQRNPEALAAALRQTLADRAEALRLAAAAKTLVLSLFDQQTNCATLRALFTEKGRKG, from the coding sequence ATGCACCCTCGCGTTGCCTACATCTCGTTGTGGCTGCCCAAGCCTTCGGAAACATTTATCATGCGGGAAATCCTCTGCCTTCGGGAGCAGGGGGTGGATATCTTGCCCACGGCGCTGTACGGCCCGTTGCGGAAGCATTTTTCCAGGGAAATGCAGGCCTTTGCCTCCACTGTGACGCGGCTTGGCCTGCGGCATCTTTCCCGTGGCGTGGCCGACGAACGCTTCTGGTGGAAGCGGGATCCGGCTGCGGTCAGGGAGTGTCTGGGCTATGCCCGGCTGGGCTTCCGGACCCTGGAACGCACCGGCGAGAACCTTTGGGCCCTGCATGCCGGGTTTCGTCTGGCCCGGATGTTCGAGGAGCATGCCATCACGCACATGCATGCACCCTGGGCCACGGGACCGGCCATGGCGGCCATGGTGGCGTCCCGGCTCACGGGCATTCCCTTCAGCTTTGCCGCCCGCGCCGGGGACATCTACCCTCCGGAGCAGGCCTTGCAGGCCAAGATTGCCCGGGCGGCCTTCGTGCGGGTGAACACGCAATCCAACGTGACCTACCTGCGTTCCCTGGTGCCGGTGGAACATCAGGCCAAGATTCTGAATGTCTACAATGCGGTGACCCTTATTCCCGCCGAGGAGGCGCCGGTGTTCATGACGCCGCCGGTGCGCATCCTGGCCATCGGTCGCTTTGTCAAGACCAAGGGCTTTGACGACCTGCTGCGCGCCTGCGCCATCCTCAAGGAGCAGGAGGTGGATTTCCTCCTCACCCTGGCCGGTTCCGGCGGGGAGGAAGCCGCGCTCAAGCAGTTGGCCAGGGAACTCAACATTACGGACCGCCTGCACTTCCCCGGGTTTGTGACGCATGAGGAAGTCTCCCGTCTGCTGGACCAGACCGACTGCTTTGTCATGCCCTCGGTGGTGGGCAGGAACGGGGACCGCGACGGCATCCCCAATGTGATCATGGAAGCCTGCACCCACCGCGTGCCCGTGGTGGCCACGGACTGCTCGGGCATTGGCGAGGTGATCCGCAATGGCGAGACTGGCCGGCTGGTGCCCCAGCGCAACCCCGAGGCCCTGGCCGCCGCCCTGCGGCAGACCCTGGCCGACCGGGCCGAGGCCCTGCGCCTGGCCGCCGCCGCCAAGACCCTGGTGCTCTCCCTTTTCGACCAGCAGACCAACTGCGCCACCCTGCGCGCGTTGTTCACGGAGAAAGGGAGAAAAGGCTGA